DNA from Anser cygnoides isolate HZ-2024a breed goose chromosome 32, Taihu_goose_T2T_genome, whole genome shotgun sequence:
AGGAGGTCACTCGAACCCTTCCGAGTCCCCTAACCCCCCTCCgacacccccccaaaacctttctgacaccccccaaaacctgagaccccccaaaacctttctgagacccccccaaaaccttccTGAGACACCCCCCAAACCTTtctgagacccccccaaacctgAGACCACCCCAAACCTTTCTgacaccccccaaaacctgagacccccccaaacctgAGACCCCCCAaacctgagaccccccccaaacctttcTGACACGTCCCAAAACCTGAGACCCCCAAAACCTttctgagaccccccccaaacctgaGACCCCCAAAACCTGAGACCCACCCAAAACCCTTtctgagacccccccaaaccctttttAAGCCCCCAAACCCTCCTAAGCCTTTCggaaccccccaggacccccccagcccctcattTACCCCCCAACCCTTCCCGAACCTATCAGCCCCCCCCGaggaccccacaacccccccccccagccccctctaaACGCCCTCTGGAGATCCCCCAGACCCCCGTCACACCCGGGGGGCTCCCTGCCCCgataccccccccccaggtccctgctcagccccaacgcccccccccccccatgtgtcccccccccccagcacatcTCCAGCCGGCGGCACCGGGACGGGGTGGCCGGGAAACCCAACCCGCTGCTGAGCCGCCACAAGAAACCCCGAACCCCCCGGAGctggtgagtgggggggggggcttgggggggcctgggggggctatggggcagggggggctctatggggcaggggtgggcTACGGGGGGCCCTGGCTGCacgttatggggctgggggtagCTATGGGATGTCCCAGAGGGGCtttatggggccgggggggctgtaGGGTGTTGTGGAGGTGCtttatggggccgggggggggggctggggataTCCATAGGGGGTCTTGGAAGCAAtttatggggcagggggtgcttgGGGGTAGCTATAGGGGGTGTTGGAAGCAccttatggggtgggggggcctaGGGATATCTATAGGGGGCGTTAGAAACACTttatggggaagggggggtctGGGGATATCTATAGGGGGGTCTTGGAAACATcttatggggcagggggtgcttgGGGGTAGCTATAGGGGGTGTTGGAAGCAccttatggggtgggggggtctggggatATCTATAGGGGGTGTTAGAAGCActttatggggtgggggggcctggggatATCTATAGGGGGGTCTTGGAAGCAAtttatggggcagggggtgttGGAAGCACcttatggggcgggggggcctaGGAATATCTATAGGGGGCCTTAGAAGCActttatggggtgggggggcctggggatATCTATAGGGGGGGTCTTGGAAACATcttatggggcagggggtgcttgGGGGTAGCTATAGGGGGTGTTGGAAGCAccttatggggcaggggggcctGGGGATATCTGTAGGGTGTGTTGGGAGCCctttatggggtggggggggctagGGATTTCCATAGGGGGTCTTGGAAGCACTttatggggtgtgggggggggctggggctgcctaCAGGATCTTCTGGGGGCGCATTATGGGACAGCGAAGtgctggggggcgctgggggggcccGGTGTATCTTAGGGGGTGCCccatggggcgggggggctggcGTCACCTCCAGGGTGctcagtggggggggggcaccctacagctgggggtgccccagggggtacctatggggcagggggccctTTTGGGGTACCCCAAGGGGTGGGGatgatgctggggggggggggtctccccagcaccccccacgccccccactGACCctcgccctcccccccccccccccgcagacgCCGCTGCCCTTCCCCAAGGAGCTGCCGAAGGCGctggcgggggcgggggggctgctgccgcccccTGGCcctggcggccgccgccgccgccgccgccatggccgcCCCCCGCTGGCGCTgcgccccccgggcccccctcCTGCCCGGGCCCCCTGGCGCCCGCCCTCCTGCGCCCCGCCCCCGGGCCCCTGCGCCCCGCCCACGcccccctcctcttctccccctattgacccccccccgggcccggaAACCGTTGCCTGGCAACCGTCACCCGGCAACCAGCCCGGCGATGGGGACCCGGGGCTCGTCGCTTGGCAACCGTCACCCGGCGAGCGCCCCGGTAACGGTTACTCGGCAACCGCCCGGTGACGGTTACCAAGCAACGGTCGCCCGGCTGCAGTTGCCTGGCAACCGGGGGTTGTGGTGCGTCAGTGGTTGCCTGGCAATGGGAGGCGGTTACCTGGCAAGAGATGGTTACCTGGCAACGGTTACCCGGCAACGGTTACCCAGCAACGGTTACCCGGCAACGGGCCCCTGAAACCTGCCCGGCAACGGTTACCTGGCAACGGGCCCCGCCCCCAAACCTCCTTGGCAACAGTCACCCGGCAACCCGCCCCGAGCTGCCCAGCAACAGAGACCGCCCTGGCAACGGTTTCCTAGCAACGGCACCTGTCCGGTAACCCGGCAACCCGCACCCGGCAGCGGTTACCCGGCAACCAGCACCTGAGACGTTTACCCAGCAACGGGACCCGGCAGCGGTTGCCCGGCAACGGGAGCCTGAGACTGCGCCTGACAACGGTTACCTGGCAACAGGAGCCGGCAACGGGTATGCGGCAGCGGTTGCCCGGCAACCGCCCGTGACAAAGGGACCTGGCAACGGCGCCTGGCAACGGGCCCTGGCAGCTGCACCCGGCAACCGAGCCCGGGCGCTCCCCTGGCAACGGGCCCTGGCAACGGCGCCTAGCAACCGTCCCTAGCAACCGTCCCTGGCAACCGTCCCTGGCAACCGTCCATAGCAACCGCCCCTGGCAACCGTCCCTGGCAACCGTCCCTTCAACCGCCCCCGGCAACCGCACCTGGCAACGGCTCCatcccgccccccccagctgctttCTGGGCTCAgcgatttctttttttaactggaaTTGGGAGATTTGGCAGGAAAATGATGAGCCCCCCcctacctccccccccccaaccccccccccggccccactgCACAAATcccgcggggacggggacccccagtgacccccccccccccccaaaaaaaaataaaaggggggggggcagggaggggggttctggggggtccccagtgcccccccccggcgcctcAGGGAACCGCTAAGCAATCAGTGATGGCTCGCAGGGAACggagccccccctccccccccccggggtgccccccctAGGGTGCCCCgccccacccctgggtgcccccctccTTGGGTggcccccccccaagccatgACCTCTTGCACTGAGGGCAGCGAGCCCCGCACacgccccccggggggggggcacccatccctgacccccccccccaaccccccaccccggggccCAGCCCATTGCAATAatgcgggggggccgggggcgccccCCCACCCTgtaaataccccccccccccaaaaaaaaataccctggTACTGCCCCGCCAgcactgtgccccccccccaaaaaaaactggtattgcccccccagcactgtgcccccccatcccagtTGCTTCCCTATTGCCCCCACTATCACtgtgccccccatccccttaTCGCCCCCTACTGTGCCCCCCATCACTgtgacccccccaaccccttaGCACCCCCCCACTATCACTGTGCCCCCCAGCCTTACTACCCAGCACTGTGCCCCCATCCTTATTGCCCCATCACTGTGCTCCCCCCACATCACTACTGCCCCCCCACTCATCACCCCACCATCACTGTGCCccccccttattgccccccACATCCTTTTTTGCCCCCATCACTGTGCCCCCCCACCCTTATTGCCCCCCACATCACTACTGCCCCCCCACTCCTTATCGCCCCCCCACATCACTGTGccccccttattgccccccACATCCTTTTTAGCCCCCCCACCCTCGTTACCCCCCAACTTTCACTGTGCCCCCCCATTCCCAATCACCCCCCATCACCCCTTATTGCccccccttattgcccccccatcccttttCGCCCCCCCATCCCTTTTCGCCCCCCCATCCCTTTTCGCCCCCCATCTGGCACTGACCCCCCCAACCAAAACTGTGATTTAAGCAAAGCAATAGCAggctggggaaagggggggggcagcattttttttgcggggggggggacggcagcgccccatcacccccccccacgtccatctgcccccccccccccccccccagcttcgCCCCAATAAATTACGAGGTTTGAGCCCGGCCTCttgtgtctggggggggtccgggggagAGGTCCggagctgagcccccccccccagatgtcACCCACGTgtccccaaattgggggggggcggcgcaGGGAGAGACGAGGCGGCACACGGGAGCTGGGGGGTCCCggcgtgtttttttttgggggggggcgggggggggggttaacgCAGTAGCGACCACTTGATCTGCTCCTTCGCCGACTGCAGCACCTgtgggacacggggggggcatCAGGCgcgggggggcacccatgggtgctggggggagggggcagccgTGGGTGTAaggggaggggggttggggatgggggggcactgggaaatggggggggggcttagaGGGACCCCAGAGGCACGGGGAGGGcctggggggtgagggggtacctgggggggggcatggaaatgggggggggcacgggaatggggggggggcacgggaaTGGGGGGGCTCAGAAATGTTGGGGGGGCACTGaaatgtggggggggggggcacggaaatgttggggggggcacagaaatgGAGGGGGCTCAGAAAtgttggggggggcacggaaATGGAGGGGGGCTCAGAAATGTTGGGGGGCTCAGAAATGTTGGGGGGGCTCCCTAGCACCCCGGTGGCATTTGGGGGGGTGGGCATGGCCATGGGGACACCCACAGGGACCTCGGGGTGCCCGGGCCCCCgctggcacccatgggtgctgttttggggggggggggggggggggggcagagatgtctggggggggagaaatatttggggtgggggggaatatttgggggggggggctcagctccTACCTGCGACACCGTCTGCTCCGTGAGGGGCACGTCCTCGCCCTGCagcacacgggggggggggtcagggacaaccccccccacgccccccccgccccatggcccccccccccccccccaccccatggccccccgttgccccccccagcccccccagcccccgtaCCCGCACGGCCACGCGGTGCACCACTTGCTGGGGGTCGCTCTCCAGGACGACGCTGTTGGGGGGGGACGCAGACAGAGCCCCGTcagcgcccccctccccccaaacacccccaagcaccctggggtgctggggggggggccacgggagcacccttgggtggggggggctcaccCGCCGTCCACGATCTCGTCCACGGCCAGGAAGAGCCCCTCCATGTTCTCCAGCAGCGCCCGCTTCTCCACGTTcttcctgggggggggacgggacacaacgagctcagcaccccccgccccccccccccagcacccttgggtgccccccccgcacccagcccccccccccgtaccgcAGCATCTGGCTGAGCGAGTCGAAGAGGCAGTTGAGGACGGCCGTGAGCATcagctgggggcggcggggacaCCGCGGTCACGTGCGCGCGGTGGCACTGCCaccatgggggggggacacccctgggtgccccccccacccccagcacccaaaggtGGCCCCTCCtgggtccccgtccccgcccTGGGGCCTTTCActgccccgccccccccaaagcctcgtgtcccctgccccggTACCCTGAGGTGGCCCCAGGCGTGTCCCCAAGGGGCCACCGCCGCCGTGTCCCCTCCCCTGGCACCCTGCgcgcccccagcccgccccTCCCGcctgtccccaaggtgccacaACACCCCCGGCCCTGTCACCTCCTGCCCTGACGCCCTGCGCGTCCCCAACCTGCCACCTCCCCTGTGACCCCGCTGcgccccccgccacccccgTGCCACCCGGTGCCCCTGGTGCCACCCTGATGCCACCCCAATGCCACCCATTGTCCCTAGTGTCAGCCCAGTGCCACCCCCGTGCCACCCCCGTGCCACCCggtgtccccagtgccacccagtgtccccagtgccaccctgatgccaccccagtgccaccccGGTGCCATCCCAATGCCACCCAGTGTCCCTGGTGccaccccagtgccaccccagtGTCACCTggtgtccccagtgccaccccaaTGCCACCCCCGTGCCAGCCCCATGCcacccagtgtccccagtgccaccccagtgccacctggtgtccccagtgccaccccggtgccaccccagtgccaccccagtGCCAtccagtgtccccagtgccaccccagtgccacccggtgtccccagtgccaccccagtgccaccccagtgccaccccagtGCCAtccagtgtccccagtgccacccgGTGTCCCGAGTGCCACCCCAGTGCCACCCggtgtccccagtgccaccccagtgccaccccGATGCCACCCggtgtccccagtgccaccccagtgccaccccagtgccaccccagtGCCACCCGGTGTCCCCAGTGGCACCCCAGTGCCACCCCGATGCCACCCggtgtccccagtgccaccccagtgccacccagtgtccccggtgccaccccagtgccaccccacT
Protein-coding regions in this window:
- the COPZ1 gene encoding coatomer subunit zeta-1, with product MEALILEPSLYTVKAVIILDNDGERLFAKYYDETYPGAKEQKAFEKNIFGKTHRSDSEIALLEGLTVVYKSSIDLYFYVIGSSHENELMLTAVLNCLFDSLSQMLRKNVEKRALLENMEGLFLAVDEIVDGGVVLESDPQQVVHRVAVRGEDVPLTEQTVSQVLQSAKEQIKWSLLR